ACCACCGGAGAATCCTTCGTTGACGTTGCGGCTGGCGAACTCCGGGTCCACACGAAGGTTCTCCATCGCGTTCTTGAGATCCTTGGTCCAGTGACGCAGCTTCGGAGCCTCACCGTCGATCGCGGTCTTGGCCGAGCGCAGGAAGTTCGTCACGGTCACGCCGGGAACCTCGACGGGGTACTGCATGGCCAGGAACAGTCCGGCCTTGGCGCGCTCATCGACCGACATCGCCAGCACGTCCACACCGTCGAGTGTGACCGAGCCGGAAGTCACCTGGTACTTCGGGTGACCGGACAGGGAGTAGGCCAAGGTGGACTTGCCGGAGCCGTTGGGCCCCATGATGGCGTGAGTCTCGTTGGAGTTGATCTCCATGTTGATGCCGTTGAGGATCGGCTTGGGACCGGAGTCGGTGTTGACGCTGACGTGCAGGTCGGAGATTTTCAGAATGGACATGTCAATCCTTTTCAGTTCGGTAAGCGTGGTGATCAATCGAGCGTGTTGGTCAGTTGACCACTGTGCTCGGGTCAAGGAGGATGCGGCCGGCGATCTCTTTGCAGTCGTAGACCGCAACGGGTTCGAAGGCCGGGGGGCTCAGCGGCCGACCGGAAGTCAGGTCGAACTGGGAGCCGTGCAGCCAGCATTCGATGGCGCAACCTTCCACTTCGCCTTCGGCCAGGGACACCTCGCCGTGGGTGCAGACATCGTCGACGGCATGGATCGTGCCGTCGGAGTCGCGGGCGATGCAGATCTCGAAGTCGTCCACGTCGATCCGCATCGTCGCGCCCGCGGCCACCTCGTCGGCGGCCGCAACGTCGATCATGGTCACAGAACGCTCCGGGAGAGTTCGTCCTCGATTCGTTCGTTGAGGACTTCCTCGATCTCAGGCACCTTGATCTTCTGGATCACTTCGGTGAAGAATCCGCGGACCACGAGCTGACGGGCGACGTCCTCCGGGATGCCGCGGCTCATCAGGTAGAAGAGATGCTCCTCGTCGAAGCGTCCCGTCGACGACGCGTGTCCGGCGCCGGCGATGTCGCCGGTTTCGATCTCGAGGTTCGGCACCGAGTCCGCACGCGCCCCGTCCGTGAGGATGAGGTTGCGGTTGAGCTCATAGGTGTCGATGTCGAGGGCCTCTGGACGGATGAGCACATCGCCGATCCACACGCTGCGTGCGTCCTTGCCCTGAAGCGCACCCTTGTAGTGGACGTTCGACTTCGCCTTCGGCGTGTTGTGATCGATATAGGTGCGGTGTTCGAAGTGCTGACCGGCATCGGCGAAGTAGAGTCCGAGCAGTTCGGCCTCTCCCCCGGCTGCCGAGTAGCGCACGTTCGTGTTCAGTCGCACGATGTCTCCACCGAGGCTGATGTTGATGTGCTTGAACTTCGCATCCTTGCCCACGATCGCATCGTGCTGGCCCACATGCTGCGATTCCTCGTCCCAGAGCTGCAGGGACACGAAGGTGACGTCGGCGCCGTCTCCGATCACGAGGGAGACGAGCTCGGAGTACCGGGCGAGTCCTTCGTGCTCGACGACGATGGTCGCCTTGGCGTTCGCGCCGACGGAGACGACGACGTGCCCATGGGCGATGTCGCTGCCGTTGCCATCGGCATGGATGATGGCGGCACCGTCGAGTTCGGTGTTCGCGGCAACCGAGTAGTGGGTCACCGCCGAGGCGCGGCTGGCTGCCACTGCAGCCGGCCGATCCTCGGGTTCGAGGATTCCCAGCTCCTGAGCGGCCCCGAGCGAGATCTCCTCGACCGAGATGCCCTCAGGCAGGTCGCCCGTCGTGCTCAGCTTCGCCTCGGAGGCGGCGTCGGTGAAGAAGTCACCGAGCTTGCGCACCGGCGAAAAGCGCCATTCCTCCTCGCGTCCGGTCGGGACGGGGAAGGCGGAGACGTCGAAGCTGCGTGTGCGTGTGTCACGCTTCGAATCGGGGACCTGCACGTCGGCGCCGTGAGAGTGCTCATCGAGGCCCAATGGATTGGTGGTATCAGTCACTTGAAACTCCTTGTTGCGGTCGGTGGCAGGCCTGGTCAGCCCACTGCACCTTCCATCTGCAGTTCGATGAGGCGGTTGAGCTCGAGGGCGTATTCCATCGGCAGTTCGCGAGCGATCGGCTCGACGAATCCGCGGACGATCATCGCCATCGCCTCGGTCTCCTCCATGCCGCGGCTCATGAGGTAGAAGAGCTGATCCTCACTCACCTTCGACACTGTGGCCTCGTGACCGAGAGTCACATCGTCCTCACGGATATCGATGTAGGGGTAGGTGTCCGAACGTGAGACGTTGTCGACCAGGAGCGCGTCGCAGAGAACGTTGTTCGACGAACCCTCGGCGCCCGGGTGGACATGGATGAGTCCGCGGTAGCCTGCGCGGCCGCCGCCTCGGGCCACGGACTTCGACACGATCGAAGAGTGTGTGTGCGGAGCGGCGTGGACCATCTTCGCACCGGTGTCCTGGTGCTGTCCCTCACCGGCGAAGGCCACGGACAGGGTCTCGCCCCTGGCGTGTTCGCCGGTCAGCCAGATGGCCGGGTACTTCATGGTGACCTTCGAGCCGATGTTGCCGTCGACCCATTCCATCGAAGCGCCCTCTTCGGCGATCGCACGCTTGGTGACCAGGTTGTAGACGTTGTTCGACCAGTTCTGGATGGTCGTGTAGCGGACCTCCGCATCCTTCTTGGCCACGATCTCGACGACTGCGGAGTGCAGCGAGTCGGTCGTGTAGATCGGTGCAGTGCAACCCTCGACGTAATGCACCGACGAGCCCTCGTCGGCGATGATGAGGGTGCGTTCGAACTGGCCCATGTTCTCCGTGTTGATCCGGAAGTAGGCCTGCAGAGGGATCTCGACGTGGACGCCCTTGGGGACGTAGACGAATGACCCGCCGGACCAGACCGCGGTGTTGAGCGCCGAGAACTTGTTGTCACCGGCAGGGATGATCGAACCGAAGTACTCTTCGAAGATCTCCGGGTGCTCGCGCAGACCGGTGTCGGTGTCCATGAAGATGACACCCTGAGCCTCGAGCTCCTCATTGATCTGGTGGTAGACGACCTCGGACTCGTACTGAGCCGCGACACCGGCGACGAGGCGCTGCTTCTCCGCTTCGGGGATGCCGAGCTTGTCGTAGGTCTTGCGGATGTCCTCGGGCAGATCCTCCCAGGACGTTGCCTGGCCCTCTGTCGAACGGACGAAGTATTTGATGTCCTCGAATTGGATTCCCGTGAGATCGGCACCCCAGCTGGGCATCGGCTTCTTGTCGAACAGCTTGAGCGCCTTGAGGCGGCGCTGCAGCATCCAGTCCGGTTCGTCCTTCAGCCTCGAGATGTTGCGGACGACGTCCTCCGAGAGCCCGCGTTCCGCGAACTCGCCCGCGTCGTTTTCGTCGTGCCAACCGAATGCGTACTGTCCGAGGTCTTTGAGCTCGGGATTCGCATCGATGATCCGATTGCCTGTGTCAGTCATCGTGAACCTCCTTGAGGTCGATCATTGCTGTGGATGAGTGGTCTGGTGAGTTCCGAGGTCGGAATGTGGGTGGTGCAGACGTGGTCGCCGTGCGCCAGAGACGAAAGCCTGCGGACATCGACGCCGAGGTAGTCCGAGAACATTGCAAGTTCTGCTTCGCAGATCTCGGGGAACTCGGATGCCACCGCCTGGATCGGACAGTGGCCCTGGCACAGCTGCATCGCTTCGAGGGGAGTGCCGGCTGCCACCGGGGTCGCCGAGGCGGCGTAGCCCTCCCTCGTCAGCGCTGCGGCCAGCCCGCGGGAACGGGAAGCCACGGTGGTGCCTCCCCGTCTGTCCAGCTCCCCGCCGAGGCGGTCGCGCAGTTTCGCGATCAGGTCCTCGGTGAAGTCCTCGACGGCGTCGGCCCCGACGCGGTCCTGCATGAACCGGAGGATGTTGACCGCCAGTTCGTCGTAGGAGTGGCTGACGGAGCCGTGGCCCTCTGAGGTGACCACATAGTGCCTGGCCGGTCGACCGCGACCTGCCTGTTTGCCGGCGAGCTCGCGAACCTCGATGAGCCCCTCGCTCTCCAGCGCATCCATATGGCGACGGATCGCCGCAGGAGTCAGGTCGAGCAACCTGGCAAGCTCGGAGGCAGTGATCGGCCCTTCATCGAGCACCGATCTGAACACCTTCTGCCGTGTCCGACGGTCTTCTGTGTCGTTCGCTGCCATTCTCCACCTCCTTGACTAACACAACACTATTGTTGCGTAATTTGTTTCGTAAAACTAGGTGAGCCTAAGTACAGGAGCATTCGACGCGTCGTAGAATGGACTGGTGTCAGAATCGGCCCTCACCATCCGTGGTCTTCACTACTCGTACGGCGCGCACCACGTCGTCGACGGAATCGACCTCGAAGCCGCCACCGGATTCATCCTCGGTGTGCTCGGGCCCAATGGTGCCGGCAAGTCGACGACGATCTCACTGGCGGTGGGCACCAGAGCCCCCGATGCCGGCACGGTCGAGATCTTCGGCTTCGACCCCCACCGCGAGCATGAGCGCACAGCGCTGCTCGCCGGTGTCATGCTCCAGGACGGGGGGCTGCCGATGAGCGCGAAGCCGCTGCAGGTGCTGCGGCACCTCGCCTCCCTCTATCCCGACCCCCTCCCCGCCGACGAACTCGCCGGGCCGCTGGGCATACACGAATTCTCCTCGCGCACGATCCGCCGCCTCTCCGGTGGGCAGAAGCAGCGCGTGGCTCTGGCCGCCGCGCTCATCGGCAGACCTCGGCTGGTCTTCCTCGATGAGCCCTGTGCCGGTCTCGACCCCCAGGCCAGGGCCGTCGTCCACGACTACATCCGCGAGCTGGCCGCCGCCTCGGTGGCAGTGGTCCTGACGACCCATGACCTCACCGAGGCAGAGGAGCTCGCCGATGAGGTCGTCGTCATCGATCGCGGCCGCATCATCGCCCAGGGAGCGCCCGAGGACCTGCGCAACGCCTCCCCCGCCGGTCGCCGACTCGTCATCGCCACCGACCGGGACCTCGACGCCGCACCTCGCGAACTCATCGAGACCATGAACACGATCGCCCCCACCTCGGCGATGGGATCGGCCCTCGTCGTCGACGGCGACCTCGACAGTGCAGCGATCGCGGGCCTGTGCACGGTCGTCGCCGAGGCGGGCCTGGCGATCACGGACATCGACATGCACTCGCAGTCGCTGGCCGACGTGTTCTTCGAGCTCACAGGCAGGCCGCTGCGATGAGCACGACGCCGCCGATGAGAGCGAAACGCCTCATGGCGCAGACGAGGTTCGAGACCGTCTCGGTTCTGCGCAACGGTGAGCAGCTGCTGCTCTCCCTCATCCTGCCGCTGGGCATGCTCGTGTTCCTCGCGAAGACTCCCCTGCTCGGCGCTCTCAGGGTCGTTGCCGACGGGAGGGATCCGCTCACCGTGGCGCTGCCCGGTGCGCTGAGCCTGTGCCTGGCCTCGACGGCTTTCACGGGCCAGGCGATCGCCACCGCCTTCGACCGCCGCTACGGGGTGCTGCGCCAGCTGGCGACGACGCCGCTGGGCACCAATGGCCTCATCTTCGGCAAACTCGGCGCGGTCGTCGCGGTCGTCATCATCCAGTTCCTGCTCGCCTTCGCCATCGCCCTCGGACTCGGCTTCGAGGGCCCGGTCGACGTTCTTTCGCTGCTGGTGACCACATTGCTTGGCACCGCTGCGCTCCTGTCCCTAGGCTTGCTCATGGCGGGGACCGTGCGCGCGGAGGCCACGCTGGCCGGTGCCAATCTGATCTGGGTGGTCATGGCCGGTGTCGGCGGGCTCGTCCTCGCCCACCCGGGTGAGTGGGGCACCGTAGTCGGGTATCTGCCCTCCGGTGCCCTCGGCGATGCCATGCGCGCGGCCGTCGGCGGTGCCGGCTTCGACGTCAAAGCTCTGATCGTGCTCCTCGTGTGGGGGCTGCTGGGAACGCTTGCGGCACGCAGGTGGTTCCGATTCGAATGAGGAGAGAAATGGTCACAACCAAGATCCGTGTCGCCGCCTGGATCATGCTCATCGCACAGGCCGGCATCATTCTGAGCGGCGCCATCGTCCGTCTCACCGGCTCCGGGCTCGGCTGCACCGACTGGCCCAAATGCACCCCCGATTCGTTGGTGACGACGCCGGAGATGGGCATCCACGGCCTCATCGAGTTCGGCAACCGCACATTGGCGGTGCTGCTGGCCCTGCTCGGCGTCGTCATCTTCCTCATGCTGTGGAAGGACCGCAAGCGGCGTCCCGATCTGTTCTGGCTCAACCTCGGACTCCTCGCCATCGTCCCGGTCCAGGCCATCGTCGGCGGGATCACCGTGTGGACGAAACTCAACCCCTGGGTCGTGGCCGGGCATTTCGTGCCCTCGGCCATCGCCGTCGGCGTCGCCGCCTACTTCGTCCGGCGCACCTACGACACGGGAGTGCGCACGGGGCGGAAGGCACCGGCCCCCCTGCCGGCCCTGGCGTGGACCATCCTCGGTCTGACCGCGATCGTCGTGATCCTGGGAGTGCTGACGACAGGTGCGGGCCCACACTCGGGGTCGACGATGTCGACGCGCAACGGCCTGGACACCCTGTGGATCGCCCGGGCGCACGCCTTCCCGGTATGGCTCCTGGTCATCGCAACCGTCGTCTCCCTCGTCCTCGCCCATAAGAAGCACAGCGCCATGGTCCGGCCCCTCGTCGTGCTGCTCATCATCGAACTCGCACAGGGCGTCATCGGCTACATCCAGTACTTCACCGGTGTGCCGATCGTACTTGTGGCCCTCCATATGATCGGGATCTCGGCCACGGTCGCGGCAAGCGTTGCCGTCGTCGACAGCGCATACCGGAGGACCACTCATGACAGCACCGATCACGCCGTGCCTGCGATTCGCTGACCACGCCGAGGAGGCCGTGGAGTTACGCTGGTCATCGCTGGCGGCCGTGTCGGACAGCGCACAGTGCGGCTGTCAACGACGTGTACGGGATCGGCCGGCAGATCGTGCGGGCCCACCTCGGCGAACTGACGAGCAGAGGCGCTCGGGTCAGGACCTGAGGTAGAAGATCGTCATCGACGAGCTCGGTTTGAGGCCAGCCCACTCAGGGTCTGCCGGAATCAGTGCCAGCCGGGGTCAGCCCCTGGC
The Brevibacterium marinum genome window above contains:
- the sufC gene encoding Fe-S cluster assembly ATPase SufC produces the protein MSILKISDLHVSVNTDSGPKPILNGINMEINSNETHAIMGPNGSGKSTLAYSLSGHPKYQVTSGSVTLDGVDVLAMSVDERAKAGLFLAMQYPVEVPGVTVTNFLRSAKTAIDGEAPKLRHWTKDLKNAMENLRVDPEFASRNVNEGFSGGEKKRHEILQMEMLKPKFSVLDETDSGLDVDALRIVSEGVNRVRESTDVGILLITHYTRILQYVKPDHVHVIIKGKVAEEGGPELADRLENEGYDRFLQAPA
- a CDS encoding Rieske 2Fe-2S domain-containing protein — protein: MTMIDVAAADEVAAGATMRIDVDDFEICIARDSDGTIHAVDDVCTHGEVSLAEGEVEGCAIECWLHGSQFDLTSGRPLSPPAFEPVAVYDCKEIAGRILLDPSTVVN
- the sufD gene encoding Fe-S cluster assembly protein SufD, which produces MTDTTNPLGLDEHSHGADVQVPDSKRDTRTRSFDVSAFPVPTGREEEWRFSPVRKLGDFFTDAASEAKLSTTGDLPEGISVEEISLGAAQELGILEPEDRPAAVAASRASAVTHYSVAANTELDGAAIIHADGNGSDIAHGHVVVSVGANAKATIVVEHEGLARYSELVSLVIGDGADVTFVSLQLWDEESQHVGQHDAIVGKDAKFKHINISLGGDIVRLNTNVRYSAAGGEAELLGLYFADAGQHFEHRTYIDHNTPKAKSNVHYKGALQGKDARSVWIGDVLIRPEALDIDTYELNRNLILTDGARADSVPNLEIETGDIAGAGHASSTGRFDEEHLFYLMSRGIPEDVARQLVVRGFFTEVIQKIKVPEIEEVLNERIEDELSRSVL
- the sufB gene encoding Fe-S cluster assembly protein SufB; this encodes MTDTGNRIIDANPELKDLGQYAFGWHDENDAGEFAERGLSEDVVRNISRLKDEPDWMLQRRLKALKLFDKKPMPSWGADLTGIQFEDIKYFVRSTEGQATSWEDLPEDIRKTYDKLGIPEAEKQRLVAGVAAQYESEVVYHQINEELEAQGVIFMDTDTGLREHPEIFEEYFGSIIPAGDNKFSALNTAVWSGGSFVYVPKGVHVEIPLQAYFRINTENMGQFERTLIIADEGSSVHYVEGCTAPIYTTDSLHSAVVEIVAKKDAEVRYTTIQNWSNNVYNLVTKRAIAEEGASMEWVDGNIGSKVTMKYPAIWLTGEHARGETLSVAFAGEGQHQDTGAKMVHAAPHTHSSIVSKSVARGGGRAGYRGLIHVHPGAEGSSNNVLCDALLVDNVSRSDTYPYIDIREDDVTLGHEATVSKVSEDQLFYLMSRGMEETEAMAMIVRGFVEPIARELPMEYALELNRLIELQMEGAVG
- a CDS encoding helix-turn-helix transcriptional regulator, producing MAANDTEDRRTRQKVFRSVLDEGPITASELARLLDLTPAAIRRHMDALESEGLIEVRELAGKQAGRGRPARHYVVTSEGHGSVSHSYDELAVNILRFMQDRVGADAVEDFTEDLIAKLRDRLGGELDRRGGTTVASRSRGLAAALTREGYAASATPVAAGTPLEAMQLCQGHCPIQAVASEFPEICEAELAMFSDYLGVDVRRLSSLAHGDHVCTTHIPTSELTRPLIHSNDRPQGGSR
- a CDS encoding ATP-binding cassette domain-containing protein, whose translation is MSESALTIRGLHYSYGAHHVVDGIDLEAATGFILGVLGPNGAGKSTTISLAVGTRAPDAGTVEIFGFDPHREHERTALLAGVMLQDGGLPMSAKPLQVLRHLASLYPDPLPADELAGPLGIHEFSSRTIRRLSGGQKQRVALAAALIGRPRLVFLDEPCAGLDPQARAVVHDYIRELAAASVAVVLTTHDLTEAEELADEVVVIDRGRIIAQGAPEDLRNASPAGRRLVIATDRDLDAAPRELIETMNTIAPTSAMGSALVVDGDLDSAAIAGLCTVVAEAGLAITDIDMHSQSLADVFFELTGRPLR
- a CDS encoding ABC transporter permease — protein: MSTTPPMRAKRLMAQTRFETVSVLRNGEQLLLSLILPLGMLVFLAKTPLLGALRVVADGRDPLTVALPGALSLCLASTAFTGQAIATAFDRRYGVLRQLATTPLGTNGLIFGKLGAVVAVVIIQFLLAFAIALGLGFEGPVDVLSLLVTTLLGTAALLSLGLLMAGTVRAEATLAGANLIWVVMAGVGGLVLAHPGEWGTVVGYLPSGALGDAMRAAVGGAGFDVKALIVLLVWGLLGTLAARRWFRFE
- a CDS encoding COX15/CtaA family protein is translated as MVTTKIRVAAWIMLIAQAGIILSGAIVRLTGSGLGCTDWPKCTPDSLVTTPEMGIHGLIEFGNRTLAVLLALLGVVIFLMLWKDRKRRPDLFWLNLGLLAIVPVQAIVGGITVWTKLNPWVVAGHFVPSAIAVGVAAYFVRRTYDTGVRTGRKAPAPLPALAWTILGLTAIVVILGVLTTGAGPHSGSTMSTRNGLDTLWIARAHAFPVWLLVIATVVSLVLAHKKHSAMVRPLVVLLIIELAQGVIGYIQYFTGVPIVLVALHMIGISATVAASVAVVDSAYRRTTHDSTDHAVPAIR